A genome region from Bufo gargarizans isolate SCDJY-AF-19 chromosome 2, ASM1485885v1, whole genome shotgun sequence includes the following:
- the LOC122926479 gene encoding lamina-associated polypeptide 2-like: MEVQMSAMQDTSADIPTPSHGEKDTTVKSLGEPKKKPRRCALCSKRLGEAYIKALCSDCLAKILRDEQSSLLADLRVIVKEEIQAASSSVAQKPCAVSPPPKRPRVLRESDSEEEGLYLSEGETLKGDDDQGSSHMADDQRRYLFSQEDLDPLLSAVRQTMDIEEEEQTRSIQDEMFGGLKARKKKLFPVNENLKDLVIDEWADADKRLYIPREFKNRLLFNPEDTKLWDVVPKVDIQVAKVVKRTTLPFEDSAQLKEPMDRKIDGLLKRAWEVSANSINTNIAATSVARSLCLWVNQLEEHLRQDTPKEEILASLPLFKMAASFVADASAESIRFAAKTDSLTNTARRALWLKPWSGDIASKNKLCALPLKGSHLFGPVLDEILEKTADRKKGFPEEKGKKPLPFRKTTSSFQGTPRGKGKTGRWSYPKGGKGRGFLFNPNSKPEKQ; the protein is encoded by the exons ATGGAGGTCCAGATGTCAGCTATGCAGGACACTAGCGCAGACATCCCTACCCCGAGTCAT GGGGAGAAAGACACCACGGTTAAGTCGCTGGGAGAGCCTAAAAAGAAACCCAGAAGGTGTGCGCTATGCTCAAAGAGACTGGGGGAGGCATatataaaagccctgtgtagtgACTGCCTAGCAAAGATCCTCAGAGACGAACAATCCTCCCTTCTGGCAGACCTGAGAGTGATTGTGAAAGAGGAGATCCAGGCGGCCAGCTCTAGTGTAGCGCAGAAACCCTGTGCcgtctcccctccccccaaaagaCCCCGTGTGCTCAGGGAGTCGGATTCTGAAGAAGAAGGCTTATACCTTTCAGAAGGGGAAACCTTAAAGGGGGACGACGATCAGGGTTCTTCCCATATGGCCGACGATCAGAGAAGATATCTCTTCTCACAAGAAGATCTAGATCCCCTCCTGTCGGCTGTAAGACAGACTATGGATATAGAGGAAGAGGAGCAGACTCGCTCGATACAGGACGAGATGTTCGGCGGCTTAAAAGCTAGGAAGAAAAAATTGTTCCCGGTGAACGAGAATTTGAAGGACCTAGTCATAGACGAATGGGCTGACGCCGATAAGAGATTGTATATACCGCGGGAATTTAAGAACAGGCTTTTGTTCAACCCGGAGGACACAAAACTGTGGGATGTAGTCCCTAAAGTCGATATCCAGGTGGCGAAGGTGGTAAAAAGAACCACCCTCCCCTTTGAGGACTCAGCCCAGTTAAAGGAGCCAATGGATCGGAAGATCGACGGTTTGCTCAAAAGAGCATGGGAAGTTTCGGCCAATAGCATTAACACCAATATTGCTGCTACGTCCGTGGCCAGATCTCTGTGTCTTTGGGTGAACCAGCTGGAAGAACATCTTAGGCAAGACACCCCTAAGGAAGAGATCCTGGCGTCATTACCCCTATTTAAGATGGCTGCATCCTTTGTAGCAGACGCCTCAGCAGAGTCCATAAGATTTGcagcaaaaacagactccctaacCAATACGGCAAGGAGAGCCCTGTGGCTAAAACCCTGGTCGGGGGATATAGCCTCCAAGAATAAACTATGCGCCTTACCCCTTAAAGGTTCTCACCTCTTTGGTCCGGTACTGGATGAGATCCTGGAGAAGACAGCGGACAGAAAGAAGGGGTTTCCGGAGGAAAAAGGAAAGAAACCTTTGCCCTTTCGTAAGACAACCAGCAGCTTCCAGGGCACTCCCAGAGGTAAAGGGAAGACTGGaaggtggagctaccccaaagggggAAAAGGTCGAGGTTTCCTTTTTAACCCCAATTCCAAGCCTgagaaacaatga